A single region of the Populus nigra chromosome 2, ddPopNigr1.1, whole genome shotgun sequence genome encodes:
- the LOC133681844 gene encoding uncharacterized protein LOC133681844 has translation MVLSFGLQDFILRARVLKLYRQALRTTRRAPGDARADLKQTIRQEMENNRHCNDKQRIRFLISEGLERLKRLDEMLDMQGHSQWT, from the exons ATGGTTCTCTCGTTTGGTTTGCAGGACTTCATTCTCCGAGCTCGAGTGCTGAAGCTGTATAGGCAAGCACTAAGAACTACAAGGAGAGCACCTGGTGACGCTAGAG CTGACCTGAAACAAACAATTAGACAAGAGATGGAGAATAACCGGCATTGCAATGACAAGCAAAGGATTCGTTTTCTCATCAGTGAAGGATTAGAGAGATTAAAACGTCTGGACGAGATGCTCGATATGCAGGGACATTCCCAGTGGACATAA
- the LOC133681843 gene encoding uncharacterized protein LOC133681843, with product MRKLCPNYDREDALDTVLEVPIPEEMFTKMGNNSASRWQNMRALMNAQAAADKSTHLQSKSNTEFIALLKLVGSPLIPFQAHPDQPLTRPLKDCSIGASTAKYIVQQYIAAIGGPLALNSVKSMYAVGQVKMAASEMHQGDDSVHAEGKSEVGGFVLWQKNPDLWYLELVVSGYKVSAGSDGKVAWNQSSSQASHANRGPPRPLRRFFQGLDPRCTANLFLEAVSITEKKVSNEDCFVLKLETDSNTLKAQSSSNTEIVHHIIWGYFSQRTGLLVKFEDTKLVKMKPIKGNDDVFWETSMESVVGDYRYIEGINVAHSGKTTATLHRYGASHNHKRKIEETWMIDEVDFNICGLSMDCFLPPADLKREQEGGEQ from the exons ATGAGGAAGTTGTGTCCAAATTATGATAGGGAAGATGCGCTTGACACCGTCTTGGAGGTACCTATACCGGAAGAGATGTTCACAAAAATGGGCAACAATTCAGCTTCCCGTTGGCAAAACATGCGTGCATTGATGAATGCTCAAGCTGCTGCTGATAAATCAACCCATCTCCAATCTAAATCAAATACTGAATTCATAGCATTGCTTAAGCTTGTTGGCTCTCCTCTTATCCCTTTTCAGGCCCACCCTGACCAGCCTCTCACTCGTCCTCTCAAAGATTGTTCCATT GGAGCTTCTACCGCAAAATATATAGTACAACAATATATAGCAGCAATTGGAGGACCATTGGCGCTGAATTCAGTGAAGAGCATGTATGCAGTAGGGCAGGTTAAGATGGCTGCATCAGAAATGCACCAAGGTGATGACAGTGTGCACGCAGAAGGCAAGTCTGAGGTTGGTGGATTTGTACTATGGCAAAAAAACCCTGATTTATGGTACCTAGAACTAGTTGTTTCTGGTTACAAGGTTAGTGCAGGCAGTGATGGCAAGGTTGCTTGGAACCAGTCCTCTTCTCAGGCCTCTCATGCTAATAGAGGTCCTCCAAGACCCTTGCGGCGGTTCTTCCAG GGATTGGATCCAAGGTGCACTGCCAACTTGTTCTTAGAAGCAGTAAGCATTACAGAGAAGAAAGTGAGCAATGAAGACTGCTTTGTACTCAAGCTCGAGACCGACTCGAACACCCTTAAAGCTCAAAGTTCTTCCAACACAGAAATTGTACACCATATAATATGGGGCTACTTCAGCCAAAGAACAGGACTCCTTGTCAAATTCGAGGATACGAAGTTAGTGAAGATGAAACCGATTAAAGGAAATGATGATGTGTTTTGGGAGACAAGTATGGAGTCAGTGGTTGGAGATTATAGATATATTGAAGGCATCAATGTAGCACATAGTGGAAAGACTACAGCAACACTCCACAGATATGGAGCATCACATAATCATAAGAGGAAAATAGAGGAAACATGGATGATTGACGaagttgattttaatatatgtgGGTTGTCAATGGATTGTTTTTTACCTCCTGCTGATCTAAAGAGAGAACAGGAGGGAGGAGAGCAGTGA